CCAGTGCCCAGGACCACAAGACCCTGAACGAGGGGGATACCGGTCCGAATACCGGCGGCATGGGGGCCTACTCCCCGGCACCGGTGGTCACCGAGGGCGTGGCCCGGCGGGTCATGGAGGAGGTGATCCGCCCCACCGTCACCGGCATGGCCGCCGACGGCCATCCCTTCCGGGGCGTCCTGTACGCCGGCTTGATGATCGAGAACGGCCGGCCGCGGGTACTGGAGTACAACTGCCGGTTCGGCGACCCCGAATGCCAGCCGTTGATGGTGCGGCTGCGGAGCGACCTGGCGGAGCTCCTGGAAGCCGCCTGCGCGGGGCGCCTGGACCAGACGGAGGCGGAATGGGACCCCCGCCCGGCCTTAACGGTGGTACAGGTGGCCGGCGGCTACCCGGGTGCGTATGAGAAGGGCCATGCTATCCAGGGGCTGGACGCGGTTCCCGAAGGGCCGCAGTTAAAGGTATTCCACGCCGGTACCGCCCGGTCCGCGGGACGGACGGTTACCGCCGGGGGGCGGGTGCTGGGAGTCACCGCCCTCGGGAGTACGGTGGGCGAAGCCCGGGACCGCGCGCTGGCCGGTGCCGATGCGCTTACCTGGCCGGGATGCTACTACCGGCGGGACATCGGGCACCGCGCCCTGGCGCGCTCCTGAGCCCCGGTACCTTGTCGGGAAACGGTCGGCTGGACATCCGGGAGGCCGCCCGTGCGCTCACGGCGGGCGGCGTCCTGGCCTATCCCACCGAAAGCTGCTTCGGGCTGGGGTGTGATCCATGGAATCGGCAAGCGGTGGAGCGCATCCTGGCCGCCAAGGGCCGCGCGGAGGCCAAGGGGCTGATCCTCATCGGTGGCCTCTGGGAGCACCTGGCTCCCTTCATGGGCCGTCTCACGGTGCCCATGCGGCGCCGCATCGCGCGGCACTGGCCCGGCCCGGTCACCTTCCTGCTCCCGCCCGCCCCGGAAGCCCCGGCCTGGATCCGCGGAGCGCATCCCCGGATCGCCCTGCGCTGGACTGCCCATCCCCACGCCGCCCGTTTGTGCCGGGCCTACGGCGGCGCCCTGGTCTCCACCAGCGCCAACCGGGAAGGCGAACCGCCCGCCATAACCGCGGTCCAATGTGAAAAGATCTTCGGCGCGGAGCTCGATGGCTATATGCGCGGGAAGGTAGGCCCCCGGGCCCAGCCCTCGGCGATCATCGACGCGGTTACGGGCGTTCGAATCCGCTAGGAAAAATTTTTGCCGGCCCTGGAACTCACCCCGCAACCGGTTTTCTAAATCTATGAGACGGCCCAAAACCGTCTCCGGCCCTGCCCCGCCCGTCAGGGCCGGTTCCTGGTGCCGCCCCTTCCCCGGGGGCGGGTGGAGCCCCGGTTTTCCCCCTTTTCCGGGGCTCTTTTTTTTATCCTTTCGCCGTGAAATCCAGCCCCAGCCATTCGCCCAGCTTCTCGCGGGCCTCTTCGACCCCCGTGCCTTTCAGCGCCGAGAAGAGCTGAACGCTCACCTCCGGAAAGCGGCTGGCCAGATCGGCACGCAGGAACTCGAGGGTCCGCCGCGCCTCGTTCTTCTTGGCCTTGTCCGCCTTGGTGAGGAGCACGTGGAGCGGCAAGTCGAAGTAGTCCGCCCATTCCAGCAGCTGGCGATCGAAGTCCCGCATGGGCCGGCGAACGTCCATGATGAGCACCAGACCCGCCAGGCTTTCCCGGTCGTGCAGATAGCCCTCCAGAAGGCGCCCCCATTGCTCCTTCACCGCGGCGGGAACTTTGGCGTACCCATAACCGGGTAGGTCCACCACCCGCTGTTCGCCTTCCCCCAGACCGTAAAAGATGATCTGCTGCGTACGCCCCGGCGTGGAGCTGGTTCGGGCCAGCTTCTTGCGCTGCAGCAGGGCGTTCAGGGCGCTGGACTTTCCGACGTTGGAGCGGCCCGCGAAGGCCACCTCCCCTCCCTGGTCCGTTGGGAAATCCCGGGAATGGGCGGCGGCGACGAGGAATTGTGCAGTGGGCAAGTTAGAAGCCATGTATGGAAATTTGACCCATGTATAAGGGTGTTCTTATACTACAAAGTTGGCGTGGATCAGACAAAGACCTTGACGCGTTTTCATAGCATTCATGGAAGCAACGGATTTCTCATTCGATCGGCCGAAGGCCGGTCCCATTCTCCGATAGACCGGGAGGAAAGACCATGAAGAAAACCGTGATCGCCATTAGCGCCGGCTTGGCGCTGGGCCTCGGTGTGAGCAACGCGCAGGCCGCCGGCGGCAAGACGGCCGCTCAGGAGCTGGGCTGCACCGCCTGCCACGGCGCCACTACCAAGCTGGTCGGGCCCTCCTTCCAGGCCGTGGGCAAGCGGTATAACAGCGATAAGGGTAAGCTCCTGGAAGTCGTGAAGCACAACGTGAAGCAGGGTGGCTCCGGCAACTGGACCGACGTGACCGGCGGAACGCCCATGCCTCCGCAGCCCCAGGCCGCCGGCAAGACCAAGAAGCTGAAGGCGATTGCCGGTTGGATCGCCGACCTGGCCAAGTAAGTAGCAGGAAACGATCGGGGAATACGCTCCGACAAGGGGGAAGCCGGGATGGAATCCGCCGTCCTGGCTTCGCTTTTATGGCGCGCCCCCCGGCATCGTTCCACCAGTAAGGAGACGGTCAATGCGGACTCTGTTTTGGGCGGTCGTCATGGCGAGCGTCCTAGCGGTCACTCCCGCCCACGCTGCCGACGGGGGTCATTCGGGCGGCGAACCCAAGGGCGACGCCAAGGCCGGCAAGCAGCTGGTCACGAAGGGCAAGCCCGACAACCCCATGGTGATGCCCTGCCAGTCCTGTCACGGCACTGATGGTAAGGGCAATCCCCAGGCCAAATTCCCGCGCCTCGCCGGCCAGAATATGCAGTACATGGTGAAGCAGCTGAAGGATTTCGCCAGCGGGGATCGGACCAACTATCCCACTATGACCAACATCGCCAAGGGCATGTCCGAGCAGGAGATGTGGGATGCGGCCCGTTACTACAACCAGCAGAAGGTGGACGTAGAAGGCGCGGATGCTGAGAAGGCAATGATCAAGCTCGGAGAGCAAATCGCCGAGCGGGGCGTCCCGGAGCAGAACGTGCCCGCCTGCACCTCCTGCCACGGACCCAAGGGGCTGGGCGTTCCGCCCGTATTCCCGCAGATCGCCGGCCAGCACGCCAGCTACATTGAAAAGCAGCTGCAGGACTGGGAAGCCGGTAACCGCCAAAACGACCCGGCGAAGATGATGACGGATATCGCCCCGAAGCTTTCCGAGAAGCAGATGAAGGCCGTGGGCGCGTATTTCAGTCACGTGGATGCGCAGCAGGGCGGTAGCGCGAAGCACTAGACTCCGCCCCATCCAGATGCGCGAGGGACCCTCCGGGGTCCCTTTTTTTGTCCTGGAACCGAACGGAAAAAAGCGCCTTTTCCGGGTCGGGCAAAGCGCGCCCTGGTCCCCGAAGATTCTTCCGCCGACAAACCGGCGGCGTTGAGAAGGCCGCCCGGGTGGGCCAGGTGGGGCACCGTTCAGCCCCGGGCCTGGGGCTCCAATATCCGGGGGCCGAAAGAGGCGCTACACGGGACCGGAAGGAAAGGGGAAGGGCCGGTCGGGCGGGGTCACTCAACCCTGCGGTCGATGGTCACGGAGAGCTGCCGGCCGTCCTTGACTTTGAGCGGGTTGGTCATGCCTTCCAAATCCCCGGGCTGGGCGGTGGGCTGCCCGTTCTTGGAAACCCGGGCGCCTACCACAACACGGTCCATGGAGGAAAGCTTGCGCGAGGGCATCATGGCCTGGGAATCGTTCAGGGACACCTCCACGGGCAGGTCCTGCACCTGCTTGCGGACCACCGCCACGGGCATGGGTGGCCCCTGGGCGGCGCGGGCGAAGATGAAGACCGTGTCCCCAGGGTCGGCGGTCTCCTTAAGCTCGGCGGCCAGATCGACGCGGACCCGCATGGAAGGCCCCGCGGCCGCGGTCTGTTCGGGCCGATCGATGGTGACGGATTCCTGGCTGACGCCCTCCGCCTGGGCGATATAGCCCTTGAGCATGCCGATGGCATCGCTGTCCGGGGGCATCTGGGCTGCCAGCTTCCGCCAATGCTTGGCGGCGGCCTCGCCGTCGCCACGGGACATGGCGGCCGAGCCCGCGAGCCACAGGCCCAGGGAGTTGTCCGGATCCTTGGCAAGGGCCTTGTTCACCAGCGCGCTGGCCCGCTCCGTAATGCGGCGGCCGTTGGCGAGGGCGATGGCCTCCGCGTACTGGACCAGTAGCTGCGGCTCCTCGCCCAGCAGCTTACGGGCCTCGCCGTAGGCCTCCACGGCGTCGCCGAATTGCTCCTGGGCCCGGTAGGTCTGGCCCAGCAGCACCCAGGCCTCGGCGGTCTTGGGATGCTCGCTCAGGTGCGCCCGCAGCTGGGAGATGCGCTGCTCCGGGGCCATCCTGGAATACTTCTGGATCTCCGACTGGCTCAGCCGGGTGGCGGGAGACTCGCCAATCAGGCCGGGGCGCCCCACAGCGAAGTACAGGGTCACCGCGAGGACGGGGAGCAGGAGCATGAGTCCGGAGAGGGTCCGGCGGCCGGAGGCAGAGGCGGCGCCGGAGCGCTCCGCGCCGGCTTCCTCCCCGGGTACGTCCCGGACGATCTCGTTTTCCAGCTCCCTACGGCCCTGCTCGTACTCCTCCTCGGACAGGGTGCCGCGGTCGCGCTCGGCGGCCAGCTCGGCAAGCCGGTCACGGTACACCGAGAGGTTGGCCTCGGCATAGGAGGTGTCGCCCTCGCGGGTGCGGCCGAGCAGCGCCGGGGCGATAAACCAGACGGCCGCCAGGATCATGGCGGCGGTGATGATCCAGAACAGGGTCATTGTGCGGAATCCTTATCGGAGTCGGTGCCCAGGAGCTCGGCGGCGCGCGCCCGCTCCTCCGGCGATAGCTCGGCCGGTCCGGCGCGCGCCCGCCGGCGCGCCACCAGGAGCCAGATGCCCGCCCCCACGGCGAGCAGCGTGAAGGGACCGAACCACAGCAAATAGGTGCTCGGCTGCACGGGCGGCTGGTAGAGGACGAACTCCCCGTAGCGGTCCACCAGATACTCGATCACCGCCTCGTTGCTTTTTCCCTCCTCCACCACCTTCTGGTAGACCTCGTCCCGCAGGTCCTGCGCCAGATCGGCCTGGGAGCCGGCCAGGGATTCGTTCTGGCACACCAGGCACCGCAGGTCCTCGAGGAGGGACCAGTACCGCTCCTTCTGAGCGGTGCTGTCGAATTCCCGCAGGGACTCCGGCTCGGCGCCGGCCAAGCCGGCGGGAAGCAGGAGCAGGAAGGTGAGGAGCACGGGGATCCAGCGCTTCATGATTCGGCTCGCAGTTCACGCACCAGCGGCATGATCGTGTTCCGGAGCTCCTTCCGGGTCAGGGGGCCGATGTGCTTGTGGCGGATGATGCCCTTGCTGTCCACCACGAAGGTCTCCGGCACCCCGTAGACGCCGAGGTCGATGCCCACCTCGCCCGCCGGGTCGAACAGGCTGAGGTCGTACGGGTCGCCGCGCTCCCGCAGCCAGCGGCGGGCATCGGCCCGCTTGTCCTTGTAGTCGAAGCCGATGATGGCCAGATTGGGGTGATTGCGGCTGGCCTCCATGAGCACCGGATGCTCCTGGCGGCAGGCCACGCACCAGGAAGCCCAGACATTGAGCAGGTACACCTGGCCTTCGAGCCGCTCCGGGGTCACTGCGCCCGTGGGGCTGGATACCGTGGGCAGGGAGAACTGCGGCACCGGCTTGCCGATCAACGGCGACGGGACCTTCTCGGGATCTTGTGTCAGCCCCCAGCCGAGAAGCGCCACGAGACCGATAAAAATGAGTAAGGGCACCCAGACCCCTAACCCAACGCCTGTCGCAATTTTGGGGATCAAATTTTTGGAGCCCATCAGCTAGCCCTCCCCGGTTGCGGCGGCCAGGGATTCCCGCTCCGCCTTGGAGGCGGTCTCGCGCCGCCGCGCAACCCGATAGCGGCGGTCGGTGAGCGCCACCACGCCGCCCGCGGCCATGAACAGCGCCCCCAGCCATATCCAGCGAACGAAGGGCTTGTGGTAGAGGCGGACGCTCCAGGCGCCCCCGTCGCCCATGGGCTGGCCGAGGGAGGCGTAGATGTCGCGGGTGAGTCCGGGGTCGATGCCGGCTTCGGTCATGGGCTTGCTCCCGGAGAGGTAGCGGCGCTTCTCCGGGTGGAGCACGGCCTCGGCCTCGCCGTCTTGCATGACCACGATGGTGCCGAGCGCGGCCTCGTAGTTGGGGCCCTGGGTTCGCTCAACGCCCTGGAAGCGGAAGGTATAGCCGGCCATCTGCGTGGTCTCTCCCGGCTCCATGCGCAGCCGGGTCTCGGTGTTGTGGACGCTGGTGATGGTGATGCCCACCACCGTCACCGCAAGGCCCAGGTGCGCCAGGGCCATGCCGTAGGTACCCGCGGGCAGCCGACGCAGGCCCTCGAGGAGGCCGCGCTTATCGGAGAGCTGGGACCACACGGCCTGCACGCTAGTGGCGGTCACCCAGGCGGCCAGTACCAATCCCAGGGCGACCATGATGTAGTCCCCGGCGCGGGTGACCATGGCGGCGGCTCCCAAGCCCACCACCAGGCTGCCCACCAGCACATAGCGCAGCTGCTGCCAGAGGCGCGCCGCGCCGTCCCGCTTCCAGCGGCTCAGGTTGCCCACCCCGAGCAGCACCATCAGCACACTCATGATGGGCACGAAGACGGCGTTGAAGTAGGGCGGGCCCACGGACAGCTTGCCGGCCCCGAGGGCCTCGATCACCAGGGGATACAGGGTGCCGAGCAGGATGGTGGCCATGGCCACCACCAACAGGATGTTGTTGGCCAGCAGCAGGGTCTCGCGGGAGACCGTGGAGAAGCGGGTGCCGCTGTCCAGCGTCCCCGGCCCGCGCAGGGCGTACAGGAGCAGGGAGCCGCCCACCACCACCGTCAGGAAGCCCAGGATGTAGACGCCACGGGTGGGGTCGGTGGCGAAGGCGTGCACGGAGGTGAGCACGCCGGACCGCACCAGGAAGGTGCCGAGTAGGGATAGCGAGAAGGCGGTGATGGCCAGTAGCACCGTCCAGCTCTTGAACACCCCGCGCTTCTCGGTGACGGCGAGCGAGTGGATCAGGGCCGTGCCCACCAGCCAGGGCATGAAGGAGGCGTTCTCCACCGGGTCCCAGAACCACCAGCCGCCCCAGCCCAGCTCGTAATAGGCCCACCAGCTGCCGATGGCCACGCCCAGGGTGAGGAACACCCAGGCCACCCCCACCCAGGGTCGCGTCCAGCGCGCCCAGGCGGCGTCGAGACGGCCGCCGAGCAGGGCGGCGATGGCGAAGCCGAAGGCCACGGCCATGCCCACGTAGCCCACGTAGAGCACCGGCGGGTGGATAATCATGCCGATGTCCTGGAGCAGGGGATTGAGGTCGGCGCCGTCCGGCGGCACCGGGGTGAGCCGGGCGAAGGGGTTGGAGGTGAACAGCATGAACAGCAGAAAGCCGATGCTCACCAGCCCCATGATGCCCAGCACCCGGGCGCTGAAGTCCGTGGGGAGGGTGCGGCTGAAAGCGGCCACGGCCACGGTCCAAACCCCCAAAATGAAGGTCCAGAGCAGGATGGAGCCCTCATGCCCGCCCCAAATGGCGGTGAGCCGGTAATAGATGGGCAGGGCCTCGTTGGAGTTCTGCGCTACGAAGGCCACCGAAAAGTCGCTGACCGCGAAGCAGTACGCCAGGGCGGCGAAGGCGGCGGCGAGGAACCCGAATTGGGCGGCGGCCGCCGGCCGGGCCACGGCCATCCACTCCGGGACGCCGCGCGCGGCGCCCAACAGGGGGAACGCCGACTGCACGAGCGCCATGCAGAGGGCGAGAATGAGCGCGATATTGCCTAGTTCCGGGATCATAGAGGCTGCCTACTGCTCGGCCATGGAATGGGGAGGCTTGGCGCCGGCCTTCTTCAGGGCCTCGGCCGCCTCGGGCGGCATGTACTCTTCGTCGTGCTTGGCCAGCACCTGCTCGGCCTTGAACACCCCGTCGGCGGTGAGCTTGCCGTTGGCGACGATCCCCTGCCCCTCCCGGAACAGATCGGGAAGCACGCCCGAGTACTCGATGGGGACGTGGTGCGCGGTGTCGGTGATGACAAAGCGGACGTCGAGGCTATCCTCGCTGCGCTCCACGCTGCCATCCTTCACCAGGCCGCCGATGCGGAAGGTGCGGTTCTCCGGGGCCTGACCCCGGGCGATCTCCGTGGGGCTGTAGAAATACACCAGATTCTCGCGGAATGCGGTCAGGGCCAGCGCGGTGGCGGCGCTGACGCCGACCAATACCAGCACCACCAAGTACAAACGCTTCTTGCGGCGGGGGGTCATCCACTCCTCCTCACACGCCGGTTCTGGCGGGCGATCTGTCTGAGTGTCTGGCGCTCGCGCCAATGGGGAACGACGAGGTTGACCAACAGGATCACCAGGGCCAGGCCATAGGATGGCCACACGAAGGCGGCGTAGCCGCCCATGTAGAAGAACTCCTGTAGTGTCATCCCCTTAGTACTCCTTTTCGTCCGCCAGTTCCCTTACCCAGTTGCTTCCCGACTCGGATTCCAGGAGCTCGATCCGGACACGCTTCATGGCGATGGTGAAGAAATAGAGGGTGAAGGCCACCGCCATTGTCAGCAGCGGCAGCAGCATGTTCACGCTGATGGAGGGCGCGTCCAGCTTGGTCACCGTGGGGCCCTGATGCAGGGTGCTCCACCACTCCACGGAGTAGTGGATGATGGGGATGTTGACCACGCCCACCAGGGCCAGAACGGCCCCCGCGCGAGCGGCGGTGCGCCGGTCCTCGATGGCCGACTGCAGGGCGATGAAGCCCAGGTAGAGGAACAGCAGGATCAGCTCCGAGGTCAGGCGGGCGTCCCAGACCCAGTAGGTTCCCCACATGGGCTTGCCCCAGAGGGAGCCGGTCACCAGGGCCAGAAAGGTGAAGGAGGCGCCCAGGGGCGCGGAAGCGCGCATCATGGCCTCGGCCACCTTCATGCGCCATACCAGCACGATAATCCCGGATATGGCCATGACCATGTACACGAACATGGACATCCAGGCCGAGGGGACATGGATGAAGATGATCCGGTAGCTGTCACCCTGCTGATAATCGGGCGGCGCCACCACCAGCCCCCAATAGAGCCCCACCGCCAGCAGGACGGCGGTGATCCCCCCGAGCCACGGCGTGAGGCGCCGGGAAAAGCCATAGAAATATCTGGGAGAGCCGTACTTGTGGATCCACTTGAACATGTCTAGCCCGCCTTGGATGCCGAGGAGAGGCTGTTCGCGATCACAGGCAAACCTCTGAATCGGTGGCAGGTGGCTTCCCCGACCCGGGAGCGCCACCGCGAGTGGGGTTCGCGCTAGCCAACGCTGATACGCAGGGCAGCCGCCGTCGCCAGGGGGGCCAGGGTCAGGGCCAGGACCAGCAGGGCGGCGAGGAAATAGAGCTGGCCGGCCACCGGGAGCTGGGCGGCGGCGTTATCCACGGCCCCCGCGGCGAAGATCAGTACCGGTATATACAGCGGAATAACCAGCAAGGTCAAAAGGAGCCCGCCCCGCCGCAGCCCCACCGTCAGTGCCACGCCAATGGCGCCCACCATGGAGAGCACCGGGGTGCCCAGGGCCAGCGTGGCCAGCAGCACCGGCAGGGCCTGCATGGGGAGATGGAGGAAGAGGGCCAGCAGCGGGGAGATGAGAATCAGCGGCAGCCCGGTCACCAGCCAGTGGGCCAGCACCTTGGCCACTACCAGCAAAGCCGGCGGATGCGGCGAGAGCAGCATCTGCTCCAGGGAGCCGTCCTCGAAATCGGAGCGGAACATGCCGTCCATGGACAGCGTTGCCGCCAGCAGGGCCGCCACCCAGATGATGCCCGGCGCGACGCGCATGAGGATGTCCTTCTCCGGGCCCAGGGCGAGCGGGAACAGCGTCACCACCACGATGAAGAACATCAGGGGATTGGCCAGCTCGCTGCGGTGGCGCAGCGCCAGGGTCAGGTCCCGGACCAGGATCGCCGCGAACGCGCGCCCCATTCGTCAGCCTCCCTCCGCGACGCGTTCCGGGCCCAGGTGGATGCGCGACATGGCGGCGCTGCCCAGGTCCACCGGCTGGTGGGTGGTTATCAGGGCCATGCCGCCGTTCTCGCAGTGCTCGCGCAGCATGCGCTCCA
This Thiohalorhabdus sp. Cl-TMA DNA region includes the following protein-coding sequences:
- the yihA gene encoding ribosome biogenesis GTP-binding protein YihA/YsxC, with protein sequence MPTAQFLVAAAHSRDFPTDQGGEVAFAGRSNVGKSSALNALLQRKKLARTSSTPGRTQQIIFYGLGEGEQRVVDLPGYGYAKVPAAVKEQWGRLLEGYLHDRESLAGLVLIMDVRRPMRDFDRQLLEWADYFDLPLHVLLTKADKAKKNEARRTLEFLRADLASRFPEVSVQLFSALKGTGVEEAREKLGEWLGLDFTAKG
- a CDS encoding c-type cytochrome is translated as MKKTVIAISAGLALGLGVSNAQAAGGKTAAQELGCTACHGATTKLVGPSFQAVGKRYNSDKGKLLEVVKHNVKQGGSGNWTDVTGGTPMPPQPQAAGKTKKLKAIAGWIADLAK
- a CDS encoding heme ABC transporter permease, with product MFKWIHKYGSPRYFYGFSRRLTPWLGGITAVLLAVGLYWGLVVAPPDYQQGDSYRIIFIHVPSAWMSMFVYMVMAISGIIVLVWRMKVAEAMMRASAPLGASFTFLALVTGSLWGKPMWGTYWVWDARLTSELILLFLYLGFIALQSAIEDRRTAARAGAVLALVGVVNIPIIHYSVEWWSTLHQGPTVTKLDAPSISVNMLLPLLTMAVAFTLYFFTIAMKRVRIELLESESGSNWVRELADEKEY
- a CDS encoding L-threonylcarbamoyladenylate synthase, translating into MSGNGRLDIREAARALTAGGVLAYPTESCFGLGCDPWNRQAVERILAAKGRAEAKGLILIGGLWEHLAPFMGRLTVPMRRRIARHWPGPVTFLLPPAPEAPAWIRGAHPRIALRWTAHPHAARLCRAYGGALVSTSANREGEPPAITAVQCEKIFGAELDGYMRGKVGPRAQPSAIIDAVTGVRIR
- the purD gene encoding phosphoribosylamine--glycine ligase; translation: MRILVVGGGGREHALAWKLAQSPRVGRVVCAPGNAGTATEAKVVNAPVADDDLDGLLRLARREEVDLAVIGPEVPLVAGITDRFEAEGIRCFGPDAAAARLEGSKAFAKAFMARHGIPTAAHGTFTNAASAAAFVDRLNRPVAVKADGLAAGKGVVLADEPAAAKAAIEEILGGRFGAAGARVVVEERLGGEEASFLCLVDGEHILPLASAQDHKTLNEGDTGPNTGGMGAYSPAPVVTEGVARRVMEEVIRPTVTGMAADGHPFRGVLYAGLMIENGRPRVLEYNCRFGDPECQPLMVRLRSDLAELLEAACAGRLDQTEAEWDPRPALTVVQVAGGYPGAYEKGHAIQGLDAVPEGPQLKVFHAGTARSAGRTVTAGGRVLGVTALGSTVGEARDRALAGADALTWPGCYYRRDIGHRALARS
- a CDS encoding heme lyase CcmF/NrfE family subunit, producing MIPELGNIALILALCMALVQSAFPLLGAARGVPEWMAVARPAAAAQFGFLAAAFAALAYCFAVSDFSVAFVAQNSNEALPIYYRLTAIWGGHEGSILLWTFILGVWTVAVAAFSRTLPTDFSARVLGIMGLVSIGFLLFMLFTSNPFARLTPVPPDGADLNPLLQDIGMIIHPPVLYVGYVGMAVAFGFAIAALLGGRLDAAWARWTRPWVGVAWVFLTLGVAIGSWWAYYELGWGGWWFWDPVENASFMPWLVGTALIHSLAVTEKRGVFKSWTVLLAITAFSLSLLGTFLVRSGVLTSVHAFATDPTRGVYILGFLTVVVGGSLLLYALRGPGTLDSGTRFSTVSRETLLLANNILLVVAMATILLGTLYPLVIEALGAGKLSVGPPYFNAVFVPIMSVLMVLLGVGNLSRWKRDGAARLWQQLRYVLVGSLVVGLGAAAMVTRAGDYIMVALGLVLAAWVTATSVQAVWSQLSDKRGLLEGLRRLPAGTYGMALAHLGLAVTVVGITITSVHNTETRLRMEPGETTQMAGYTFRFQGVERTQGPNYEAALGTIVVMQDGEAEAVLHPEKRRYLSGSKPMTEAGIDPGLTRDIYASLGQPMGDGGAWSVRLYHKPFVRWIWLGALFMAAGGVVALTDRRYRVARRRETASKAERESLAAATGEG
- the ccmB gene encoding heme exporter protein CcmB, which encodes MGRAFAAILVRDLTLALRHRSELANPLMFFIVVVTLFPLALGPEKDILMRVAPGIIWVAALLAATLSMDGMFRSDFEDGSLEQMLLSPHPPALLVVAKVLAHWLVTGLPLILISPLLALFLHLPMQALPVLLATLALGTPVLSMVGAIGVALTVGLRRGGLLLTLLVIPLYIPVLIFAAGAVDNAAAQLPVAGQLYFLAALLVLALTLAPLATAAALRISVG
- the ccmD gene encoding heme exporter protein CcmD, which encodes MTLQEFFYMGGYAAFVWPSYGLALVILLVNLVVPHWRERQTLRQIARQNRRVRRSG
- a CDS encoding cytochrome c-type biogenesis protein — translated: MKRWIPVLLTFLLLLPAGLAGAEPESLREFDSTAQKERYWSLLEDLRCLVCQNESLAGSQADLAQDLRDEVYQKVVEEGKSNEAVIEYLVDRYGEFVLYQPPVQPSTYLLWFGPFTLLAVGAGIWLLVARRRARAGPAELSPEERARAAELLGTDSDKDSAQ
- the ccmE gene encoding cytochrome c maturation protein CcmE gives rise to the protein MTPRRKKRLYLVVLVLVGVSAATALALTAFRENLVYFYSPTEIARGQAPENRTFRIGGLVKDGSVERSEDSLDVRFVITDTAHHVPIEYSGVLPDLFREGQGIVANGKLTADGVFKAEQVLAKHDEEYMPPEAAEALKKAGAKPPHSMAEQ
- a CDS encoding DsbE family thiol:disulfide interchange protein, whose translation is MPLLIFIGLVALLGWGLTQDPEKVPSPLIGKPVPQFSLPTVSSPTGAVTPERLEGQVYLLNVWASWCVACRQEHPVLMEASRNHPNLAIIGFDYKDKRADARRWLRERGDPYDLSLFDPAGEVGIDLGVYGVPETFVVDSKGIIRHKHIGPLTRKELRNTIMPLVRELRAES
- the ccmI gene encoding c-type cytochrome biogenesis protein CcmI, translating into MTLFWIITAAMILAAVWFIAPALLGRTREGDTSYAEANLSVYRDRLAELAAERDRGTLSEEEYEQGRRELENEIVRDVPGEEAGAERSGAASASGRRTLSGLMLLLPVLAVTLYFAVGRPGLIGESPATRLSQSEIQKYSRMAPEQRISQLRAHLSEHPKTAEAWVLLGQTYRAQEQFGDAVEAYGEARKLLGEEPQLLVQYAEAIALANGRRITERASALVNKALAKDPDNSLGLWLAGSAAMSRGDGEAAAKHWRKLAAQMPPDSDAIGMLKGYIAQAEGVSQESVTIDRPEQTAAAGPSMRVRVDLAAELKETADPGDTVFIFARAAQGPPMPVAVVRKQVQDLPVEVSLNDSQAMMPSRKLSSMDRVVVGARVSKNGQPTAQPGDLEGMTNPLKVKDGRQLSVTIDRRVE
- a CDS encoding c-type cytochrome; this translates as MRTLFWAVVMASVLAVTPAHAADGGHSGGEPKGDAKAGKQLVTKGKPDNPMVMPCQSCHGTDGKGNPQAKFPRLAGQNMQYMVKQLKDFASGDRTNYPTMTNIAKGMSEQEMWDAARYYNQQKVDVEGADAEKAMIKLGEQIAERGVPEQNVPACTSCHGPKGLGVPPVFPQIAGQHASYIEKQLQDWEAGNRQNDPAKMMTDIAPKLSEKQMKAVGAYFSHVDAQQGGSAKH